A stretch of Christensenellaceae bacterium DNA encodes these proteins:
- a CDS encoding phenylacetate--CoA ligase yields MEERQFMLFQKQLKNVSENSAFYKQKFAECGFAAGEIKSPDDIGKIPFTDKTDLRQAYPLGLMAVPEQDVVRIHSTSGTTGEPVIIPYTQQDVADWREMFRRCYEIAGVNNTDRVQITPGFGLWTAGIGFEAGCEALGAMAVPMGPGNTEKQLKMMTDLKTTVLGSTSSYALLLAEQVEKLGLKDKIALKKGIIGSERWSDKMRKRIREGLGIELFDIYGLTEIYGPGISIDCECHQGLHYFDDFLYMEIIDPQTGKNVPDGQYGEIVITTLKKQGAPLIRYRTHDMSRLIPGKCACGRSYPRHDRILGRTDDVVKVKGVNIHPSQIDILLKGIEKVSSEYMVTLNKVGSADHMLLQFEVEHGADICEMSEIVGREFKKRIGIKIDTQAVELGGLPRSEKKTKRIHDLRYQ; encoded by the coding sequence ATGGAAGAGAGACAGTTCATGTTGTTTCAAAAGCAACTGAAAAATGTGAGTGAAAACAGCGCATTCTATAAACAAAAGTTTGCGGAATGCGGATTTGCGGCGGGCGAAATCAAATCGCCGGACGACATCGGCAAGATTCCGTTCACGGACAAAACGGATTTGCGGCAGGCTTATCCGTTGGGACTTATGGCCGTACCGGAGCAGGATGTGGTGCGTATCCACTCCACGTCCGGAACGACGGGCGAGCCTGTTATCATCCCTTATACGCAGCAGGATGTTGCAGACTGGCGCGAGATGTTCCGCAGGTGCTACGAGATCGCGGGAGTGAACAATACCGACAGGGTACAGATTACGCCGGGATTTGGATTATGGACGGCAGGAATCGGTTTTGAGGCGGGCTGCGAGGCTTTGGGCGCGATGGCGGTGCCTATGGGCCCGGGGAACACGGAAAAACAGCTGAAAATGATGACTGACCTGAAGACCACGGTGCTTGGTTCTACGTCTTCTTATGCGCTGCTTTTGGCGGAGCAGGTGGAGAAGCTGGGACTAAAAGACAAAATCGCGCTCAAAAAAGGAATTATTGGCTCGGAACGCTGGAGCGACAAAATGAGAAAGCGCATTCGCGAGGGACTGGGGATCGAGCTTTTTGACATCTATGGATTAACGGAAATTTACGGGCCGGGCATTTCTATTGATTGCGAATGCCACCAGGGACTTCATTATTTCGATGATTTTCTGTATATGGAGATCATCGATCCGCAGACGGGCAAAAATGTGCCGGACGGACAATACGGAGAGATTGTGATCACGACGCTCAAAAAGCAAGGCGCGCCGCTTATCCGGTACCGGACGCACGATATGTCGCGGCTGATCCCGGGAAAATGCGCCTGCGGACGGAGCTATCCACGGCATGACCGGATCCTCGGGCGTACGGACGATGTGGTGAAAGTCAAGGGGGTTAATATCCATCCCAGTCAGATCGATATTCTTTTGAAAGGGATCGAAAAGGTAAGCAGCGAATATATGGTGACGCTTAACAAGGTGGGCAGCGCGGACCATATGCTGCTGCAATTTGAGGTGGAGCATGGCGCGGATATTTGTGAAATGAGCGAAATTGTGGGCCGTGAGTTTAAAAAGCGTATCGGAATCAAAATCGATACGCAGGCAGTCGAACTGGGGGGCTTGCCGCGCAGCGAAAAAAAGACCAAGCGCATACACGACCTGCGTTACCAGTAA
- a CDS encoding pyruvate:ferredoxin (flavodoxin) oxidoreductase, translating into MKCDVLIAGVGGQGTILASRLIAQSAMEDGCFVRSSETIGMAQRGGSVVSHVRVDAEDKSSVIPMHTADLLLAFEPAEAARQIGRLKKGGKAVVSTQRVIPVTASLSEKTYDLDGICEYIKKHADVRFIDAYAIAQQCGSAKTVNIVLIGAAIGIGAIPFSLERMRALLKRTLSQKILDMNLKALQAGYDAVQ; encoded by the coding sequence ATGAAGTGTGATGTGCTCATAGCCGGAGTAGGCGGCCAGGGAACGATTCTGGCTTCGAGGCTGATTGCGCAGTCGGCGATGGAAGACGGGTGTTTTGTGCGTTCGTCCGAAACCATCGGCATGGCGCAGCGCGGCGGCAGCGTTGTGAGTCATGTGCGGGTCGACGCGGAGGACAAAAGCAGCGTGATCCCCATGCATACGGCCGATCTTCTCCTGGCCTTTGAACCGGCAGAAGCGGCCCGCCAGATCGGGCGGCTTAAAAAAGGCGGCAAGGCGGTCGTAAGCACGCAGCGCGTAATTCCGGTGACAGCCTCGCTTTCGGAAAAGACGTATGACCTTGATGGGATTTGCGAATATATCAAAAAGCATGCGGATGTACGTTTTATCGACGCATACGCAATCGCGCAGCAGTGCGGAAGTGCGAAAACCGTGAATATCGTGCTCATCGGAGCAGCGATCGGTATTGGGGCGATTCCGTTTTCCCTGGAGCGTATGCGCGCGCTTTTAAAGCGTACGCTAAGTCAGAAAATTTTGGATATGAATTTAAAGGCATTACAGGCGGGATATGACGCCGTGCAATAG
- a CDS encoding indolepyruvate oxidoreductase subunit IorA — MSLLMGNEAIALGAINAGVNLVCGYPGTPSTEVLETVAKHNPGDIYVEWSVNEKAAMEVSGGASFSGARVLVTMKQMGLNVAADPLMCLSYLGVRGGMVVMVADDPGPISSQTEQDTRHFAEFANLPVLDPSTPEEAYHMVRYGFALSEKWGLPVILRATTRVCHAYASVNPEQRRQKHEFSGFEKDPRWVIFPSLSLKNHGLLEQKQKEIGQEFSRSEWNYACGSSRTGIVACGAAYTYAKEAVAEIGADVTLIKIGTPYPFPDDFMLEKMGGLEKILVIEDLDAVIENSLARLAGRRRLRWNVYGKETGDLPACGEYTHETVRGAIAAFCGLKDVTEQPDQTPELPVRPPVLCAGCPHRASFYAVKQAMKGIPAVFTGDIGCYTLGNAKPLDMTDTCLCMGAGITVAQGLYHMEPDKKYFAFIGDSTFFHTGIPGVVNAVYNKANITVVVLDNSTTAMTGHQPHPGTGTTMMGERSAPVDIEGILRACGVGYLKTVDPLDFELAKKTAGEAAAHAGVSAIIFKSPCIALYKPEKTYTVDQGKCISCKKCIREIGCPAIALKDGRVGIEPSLCYGCALCTHVCPVGAIKEGEQA; from the coding sequence TTGAGTTTATTGATGGGAAATGAAGCGATTGCCTTGGGGGCGATCAACGCGGGGGTAAACCTTGTGTGCGGGTATCCGGGAACGCCCTCGACGGAAGTGCTGGAGACGGTCGCAAAACATAATCCGGGCGACATCTATGTGGAATGGTCCGTAAATGAAAAAGCGGCGATGGAAGTGAGCGGCGGCGCAAGCTTTTCGGGTGCGCGCGTGCTTGTGACCATGAAACAGATGGGGCTTAATGTGGCGGCTGATCCGTTGATGTGCCTTTCTTATTTAGGAGTCAGGGGCGGTATGGTTGTGATGGTCGCGGACGATCCCGGCCCGATTTCATCCCAGACGGAACAGGATACGCGGCATTTCGCGGAGTTTGCGAATTTACCTGTGCTCGATCCGTCCACGCCGGAGGAAGCCTATCATATGGTGCGGTACGGATTTGCGCTTTCGGAAAAATGGGGCTTGCCCGTCATTTTGCGCGCAACCACGCGCGTCTGCCACGCGTACGCTTCTGTTAATCCGGAGCAGCGCCGGCAAAAACATGAATTTAGCGGATTTGAAAAAGATCCGCGCTGGGTGATATTCCCCAGCCTCTCGCTGAAAAACCATGGGCTTCTGGAGCAAAAGCAAAAGGAGATCGGACAAGAATTTTCGCGCTCGGAATGGAATTATGCATGCGGGAGCAGCAGGACCGGCATTGTCGCGTGCGGCGCGGCATATACCTATGCAAAAGAAGCGGTGGCAGAGATAGGCGCGGATGTGACGCTTATAAAAATCGGCACGCCTTACCCGTTTCCGGATGATTTCATGCTGGAAAAGATGGGCGGCCTTGAGAAGATACTGGTAATTGAAGACCTCGACGCGGTGATCGAGAACAGCCTGGCGCGGCTTGCGGGAAGGCGCCGGTTGCGGTGGAACGTTTACGGAAAAGAAACGGGCGATCTTCCCGCGTGCGGAGAATATACGCACGAGACGGTGCGCGGCGCGATCGCTGCTTTTTGCGGGCTGAAAGATGTCACGGAACAACCTGATCAAACGCCCGAACTTCCGGTGCGGCCGCCGGTGCTGTGCGCAGGTTGCCCGCACAGGGCGTCCTTTTATGCGGTGAAGCAGGCGATGAAAGGGATTCCTGCGGTTTTTACAGGCGATATTGGGTGCTATACGCTGGGCAATGCAAAACCGCTCGACATGACGGATACCTGTCTTTGCATGGGCGCGGGCATTACCGTGGCGCAGGGGCTTTATCATATGGAGCCGGATAAGAAATATTTTGCGTTTATCGGGGATTCCACCTTTTTTCATACGGGAATACCGGGCGTGGTCAACGCGGTGTATAATAAGGCGAATATTACGGTGGTGGTGCTGGATAACAGCACGACGGCGATGACCGGACATCAGCCGCATCCGGGCACGGGAACGACGATGATGGGAGAAAGATCCGCGCCGGTCGACATCGAAGGAATATTGCGCGCGTGCGGTGTTGGCTATTTGAAAACTGTCGATCCGCTCGATTTTGAATTGGCGAAAAAGACGGCGGGCGAGGCGGCGGCGCACGCGGGCGTATCGGCAATTATATTCAAATCGCCGTGCATCGCTCTTTATAAGCCGGAAAAAACGTATACGGTCGATCAGGGGAAATGTATTTCCTGCAAAAAATGTATTCGGGAGATCGGTTGTCCCGCGATCGCTTTAAAGGATGGCAGAGTGGGAATAGAACCGTCCCTTTGCTACGGCTGCGCCTTGTGCACGCATGTGTGCCCTGTGGGCGCGATAAAAGAGGGGGAACAGGCATGA
- a CDS encoding nitroreductase, with amino-acid sequence MEFLDCVKGRRSIRKFKSEKIDHAVLQKVVQAAACAPSWKNTQIARYVVIENEAIKNDIAENCVMGFAHNTAIIKNALAIVVVTYIAGRSGFERDGSFSTSKEDRWEMFDAGIATQTFCLAAHDEGMDTVIMGIFDDDKVARAAQVSEGQKVAAILAVGYADEQPPMPPRKPVEELLSFR; translated from the coding sequence ATGGAATTTTTGGATTGTGTTAAGGGAAGAAGAAGCATACGTAAATTTAAGAGTGAAAAGATTGATCACGCGGTCCTGCAAAAGGTTGTGCAAGCTGCTGCATGCGCGCCGTCGTGGAAAAACACACAGATTGCAAGATATGTGGTGATCGAGAATGAGGCGATCAAAAACGATATTGCGGAAAACTGTGTGATGGGCTTTGCGCATAATACGGCCATTATCAAAAATGCGCTGGCGATTGTGGTTGTGACGTATATTGCGGGCCGCAGCGGGTTCGAGAGGGACGGCAGTTTTTCCACCAGCAAGGAAGATCGTTGGGAAATGTTTGACGCTGGCATCGCAACGCAGACGTTTTGTCTTGCGGCGCATGATGAAGGTATGGATACGGTAATCATGGGCATATTTGACGATGACAAGGTCGCACGGGCGGCGCAGGTAAGCGAAGGGCAAAAGGTGGCGGCAATCCTCGCCGTCGGTTATGCGGACGAGCAACCTCCGATGCCGCCGCGAAAGCCGGTAGAAGAGCTTTTAAGCTTTCGCTGA
- a CDS encoding 2-hydroxyhepta-2,4-diene-1,7-dioate isomerase has translation MRFGRVKIEQGIFYAEIAKDCARLLSGPPYEEVSYTGDETPLNACTLLAPSRPQNIVAVGLNYKSHAAELAMDTPKEPLIFSKFVSAILRPNGTIVKPPQCTRLDYEAELAFIVGKRCRNVSRQNAAQYIFGYTCLNDVTARDLQNADGQWARCKGFDTFCPFGPWIDTETDPGNARVRAILNGKTVQEGNTGDFIFDAYTLLEYISSFMTLAPGDVVTMGTPGGIGPMETGDEISIVIDGIGELKNKVGK, from the coding sequence ATGAGGTTTGGAAGAGTTAAAATAGAACAGGGTATCTTTTATGCGGAGATCGCAAAAGATTGCGCCAGGCTGCTGTCAGGGCCGCCTTACGAAGAAGTAAGCTATACGGGAGATGAGACGCCGCTTAACGCTTGCACGCTGCTTGCGCCGTCACGGCCGCAAAATATTGTCGCGGTCGGCCTTAATTATAAAAGCCATGCGGCAGAGCTTGCGATGGATACGCCGAAAGAGCCTTTGATTTTTTCCAAGTTTGTAAGCGCGATACTAAGGCCAAATGGAACGATCGTCAAGCCGCCCCAGTGCACAAGGCTGGATTATGAAGCGGAGCTGGCATTTATTGTCGGGAAGCGGTGCAGGAATGTGAGCAGGCAGAATGCCGCGCAATATATCTTCGGATATACCTGCCTGAACGACGTGACGGCGCGCGATTTGCAGAACGCGGACGGGCAGTGGGCCCGTTGCAAGGGGTTCGATACGTTCTGCCCTTTCGGGCCGTGGATCGATACGGAAACCGACCCTGGGAACGCGCGTGTCCGGGCGATACTCAACGGGAAAACGGTACAGGAGGGCAACACCGGCGATTTTATTTTTGACGCTTATACGCTGCTCGAGTACATCAGCAGCTTTATGACGCTTGCGCCGGGCGACGTCGTGACGATGGGAACGCCGGGAGGCATTGGTCCCATGGAGACAGGCGACGAGATCAGCATTGTGATAGACGGGATCGGCGAGCTGAAAAACAAGGTCGGTAAATAA
- the rpe_3 gene encoding ribulose-phosphate 3-epimerase: MTGKISPSLMCADFKELQKQIREMERAGVDYFHCDVMDGVFVPNYSLGTDFVRMMHDMTEIPLDIHLMVINPERAVDMFDVRNGDILSFHYEACTHVQRTLRMIRDRGAKAGLALNPATPLNMLEYTMEDIDVLLVMTVNPGFAGQKMIPSGLRKIEKARQMIRKSGCEVAIEADGNVSFENAVKMRAAGTDIFVAGTSALFREDMTMDEAVKKMRECIR, translated from the coding sequence ATGACAGGAAAAATATCGCCGTCGCTGATGTGCGCGGATTTTAAGGAATTGCAAAAACAGATACGGGAAATGGAACGGGCAGGCGTGGATTATTTCCACTGCGACGTTATGGACGGGGTATTCGTGCCGAATTATTCCCTCGGAACCGATTTTGTCAGGATGATGCACGACATGACGGAAATCCCCTTGGATATTCATTTGATGGTGATAAACCCGGAGCGTGCGGTAGACATGTTCGACGTCAGGAACGGGGATATTCTTTCGTTCCATTACGAAGCATGCACGCATGTGCAGAGGACGCTGCGGATGATACGGGACCGTGGGGCGAAAGCAGGGCTTGCGCTGAATCCGGCAACGCCGCTTAACATGCTGGAATATACGATGGAGGATATTGACGTGCTGCTTGTGATGACGGTTAATCCAGGGTTTGCGGGACAAAAAATGATACCATCCGGACTACGCAAGATAGAAAAGGCACGGCAGATGATCCGGAAATCAGGATGTGAAGTTGCGATTGAGGCAGATGGAAATGTGAGTTTTGAAAACGCGGTAAAAATGCGCGCTGCGGGTACGGACATTTTTGTTGCGGGAACGTCCGCGCTCTTCCGTGAGGATATGACAATGGATGAAGCTGTCAAAAAAATGCGCGAATGCATTCGCTAA
- a CDS encoding alcohol dehydrogenase, producing MKAAVLEELNKMVVKEVPKPEITDDEILVRVKACAICGSDIRIFHYGNDRVKTPCIIGHEVAGEVAEVGKNVNNWKIGDRVAIGADIPCGECKFCKAGFSNNCMINYATGYQFQGGFAEYIPLNKIMLAYGPLVKIPDHISYDQAALAEPLGCVLNGTELSNIKLGDTVVIIGTGPIGCMIIEVARLMGATKIIVVEMDEERLDAAREFSADVFINPTKEDTYERIMQETDGMGAEVVITACPSPTAQADALRYAKNRGRVNLFGGLAHGTTVTMDTNLIHYKELNVHGTHGSLPIHHMKAVGLIASGILDTEKFISHRLPLDDILKGIAIAENKQGKRVVINP from the coding sequence ATGAAAGCTGCTGTATTGGAAGAATTGAATAAAATGGTCGTAAAAGAGGTGCCCAAGCCGGAAATAACAGACGACGAAATACTGGTGCGCGTCAAGGCTTGCGCGATCTGCGGATCGGACATCCGTATTTTTCATTATGGAAACGATCGGGTCAAGACGCCGTGTATCATCGGACATGAAGTTGCCGGAGAGGTAGCGGAAGTCGGTAAAAATGTGAACAACTGGAAGATCGGCGACAGAGTGGCGATTGGCGCGGATATTCCCTGCGGAGAATGTAAATTCTGCAAAGCCGGTTTTTCAAACAACTGCATGATCAATTACGCGACAGGTTACCAGTTCCAGGGCGGATTTGCGGAATATATTCCACTAAACAAGATCATGTTGGCGTATGGTCCGCTGGTAAAAATCCCTGATCATATTTCATATGATCAGGCGGCGCTTGCGGAACCGCTCGGATGTGTACTTAACGGTACGGAACTTTCCAATATCAAATTGGGAGATACGGTCGTGATCATCGGGACGGGGCCGATTGGATGTATGATCATCGAGGTCGCGCGGCTGATGGGCGCGACAAAAATTATTGTTGTCGAGATGGACGAAGAAAGGCTGGACGCGGCAAGGGAATTTTCTGCGGATGTGTTTATCAATCCCACGAAAGAAGATACATATGAGCGAATCATGCAGGAAACGGATGGCATGGGCGCAGAGGTAGTCATTACAGCATGCCCGTCTCCCACGGCGCAGGCGGACGCGCTGCGTTACGCGAAAAACAGGGGCAGGGTGAACCTGTTTGGCGGACTGGCGCATGGGACGACCGTCACTATGGATACCAATCTCATCCATTATAAAGAACTGAATGTACATGGTACGCATGGTTCGCTGCCCATTCACCATATGAAAGCGGTCGGCTTGATCGCCTCGGGGATACTGGATACCGAGAAATTTATTTCGCACAGGCTTCCGTTAGACGATATTCTCAAAGGGATAGCCATTGCGGAAAACAAGCAGGGCAAGCGTGTCGTGATCAATCCGTGA
- a CDS encoding galactitol-1-phosphate 5-dehydrogenase, whose product MKAGVLHGIGDLRYEEVGDPVPKAGEVLLKVKAAGICGSDIGRVYSKGTYHFPTIPGHEFAGEVVALGDGVDKTFLHKKAAVFPLLPCHKCDMCEVGEYASCRNYNYFGSRCDGGFAEYIAVPTWNLVMCDEELSYEEMAMAEPAAVSLHALSRAGVCLGDSVAIFGAGAIGLMLASLAQVWGAGKVILLDIDAQKLEFAKKAGFPYAVNNGDANWQECIQEITQGRGVDIAVEGAGVPATYAGCLNVAKPQGKVVLMGNPVGGMELSQKDYWEILRKQLAVMGTWNSSYTKQKNDWETVLNVMASGKLDVKPFITHRFPLKDINSAFEMVRDKKEFSNRVIFIME is encoded by the coding sequence ATGAAAGCAGGTGTTTTGCATGGGATCGGGGATTTGCGGTATGAAGAGGTCGGCGATCCTGTTCCAAAGGCAGGAGAAGTTTTATTGAAGGTTAAGGCGGCGGGGATTTGCGGATCGGATATAGGCAGGGTCTACAGCAAAGGCACCTATCATTTCCCGACGATTCCCGGGCATGAATTCGCAGGAGAGGTCGTTGCGCTGGGAGACGGGGTGGATAAAACTTTCCTGCATAAAAAAGCGGCGGTATTCCCACTGCTTCCCTGTCATAAGTGCGATATGTGCGAAGTAGGGGAGTATGCATCGTGCAGGAACTATAACTATTTCGGTTCGCGCTGCGACGGCGGTTTTGCCGAATATATTGCGGTGCCGACATGGAATTTAGTCATGTGCGACGAAGAGCTTTCCTATGAGGAAATGGCAATGGCGGAACCTGCCGCGGTTTCGCTGCACGCATTGTCCAGGGCAGGCGTCTGCCTGGGCGACAGTGTCGCGATTTTCGGTGCAGGGGCGATTGGATTGATGCTGGCGTCTTTGGCGCAGGTATGGGGAGCGGGAAAGGTCATCCTGCTCGATATAGACGCCCAAAAGCTGGAATTTGCAAAAAAGGCAGGATTTCCGTATGCGGTGAACAACGGAGACGCAAATTGGCAGGAATGTATACAGGAAATCACGCAGGGGCGCGGTGTGGATATTGCGGTTGAGGGGGCAGGAGTACCGGCAACCTACGCTGGCTGCCTGAATGTGGCAAAACCCCAGGGAAAGGTTGTGCTGATGGGAAATCCCGTGGGCGGTATGGAACTTTCCCAGAAAGATTACTGGGAGATTTTACGCAAACAACTGGCGGTTATGGGTACATGGAATTCAAGCTATACCAAGCAAAAAAACGATTGGGAAACCGTACTGAATGTTATGGCGAGCGGAAAGCTGGACGTAAAACCTTTCATTACGCATCGCTTCCCATTGAAAGATATAAACAGTGCGTTTGAAATGGTAAGAGACAAGAAAGAATTCTCAAACCGAGTCATTTTTATTATGGAATAA
- a CDS encoding DeoR family transcriptional regulator gives MLGIERRQNILDLLSENKFLSVHKLASLLYASESTIRRDLEALSRLGLISRTFGGAALVEGMNAEIPLAVREDQYNGQKEAIAVMASKLIHPDDILIVDSSSTAFKLLPYIRQSNTVITNSPKVSMELAGNAHPRVYSTGGHLRENSLSYVGRSAKNAVELFNCDMMFFSCVGISPESGMTDTSEEEAELKVTMMKRSRVKVAMIDSSKFDLVTFIKICDFSAIDYLITDKEPSLEWQQAFKQNNVELMYP, from the coding sequence ATGCTAGGGATTGAACGCAGACAGAATATACTTGACCTGCTCTCGGAAAACAAATTTCTGAGCGTACACAAGCTTGCTTCCCTGCTTTATGCGAGCGAATCAACGATCCGCCGAGACCTTGAGGCCCTTTCCAGGCTTGGCCTTATAAGCAGGACATTTGGCGGTGCGGCGTTAGTAGAGGGAATGAACGCAGAGATCCCTCTTGCCGTCCGCGAAGACCAATATAACGGACAAAAAGAGGCCATCGCTGTCATGGCCTCAAAATTGATACACCCTGATGATATTTTGATCGTCGATTCTTCCTCCACAGCGTTCAAGCTGCTCCCCTACATCCGTCAGAGCAACACCGTCATCACAAACAGCCCCAAAGTCTCTATGGAACTTGCCGGCAACGCGCATCCCAGGGTCTACTCGACAGGCGGGCATTTACGGGAAAATTCGCTGTCTTATGTCGGACGCTCCGCCAAAAACGCAGTGGAGCTTTTCAACTGTGATATGATGTTCTTTTCCTGCGTGGGAATATCTCCCGAAAGTGGGATGACCGATACCAGCGAAGAAGAAGCGGAACTCAAGGTAACGATGATGAAGCGTTCCCGTGTTAAGGTCGCCATGATCGATTCCTCGAAATTTGATCTTGTCACATTTATTAAAATCTGCGATTTCAGCGCTATCGATTACCTGATCACAGATAAGGAACCTTCCCTTGAATGGCAGCAGGCATTCAAACAAAATAACGTTGAATTGATGTATCCATAA